A window of the Leucoraja erinacea ecotype New England unplaced genomic scaffold, Leri_hhj_1 Leri_712S, whole genome shotgun sequence genome harbors these coding sequences:
- the LOC129694577 gene encoding RNA-binding protein 4-like, translated as MKIFVGNIPTEGTVEELRTLFEYYGTVRECDIIRHYGFVHMDSPEEAAQAIAALNQYELHGQKLNVAESRPRPSASATAMAVTKVYVGSLAPSCSNQELRAKFEEYGRVVECDIVKDYAFVHMEKEEDAIKAIGSLDGQDFLGNKLRVQLSRSTYGKSGGQREVCQRCGRQGHQARDCHSLRLNQYNQYQLASQYYPSYYSYYDYDYSHGSYYDYYEDYQAATAAAGYTTVDYTRERSPNRLAITTAAAAAVSAAAATNSCTQLYERTRLSPLTVPKYQAEKYMDDSISRYVSVARKPAGVVGHACLTAQVGTAESVAAAAAANNVACVTGATWSMVPPVDESTLGTAQISEQ; from the exons ATGAAGATTTTTGTAGGGAACATCCCGACCGAGGGCACGGTGGAGGAGCTGCGGACGCTGTTCGAGTACTACGGCACGGTGAGGGAGTGCGACATCATCCGCCACTACGGCTTCGTCCACATGGACAGCCCCGAGGAGGCGGCGCAGGCCATCGCCGCCCTCAACCAGTACGAGCTGCACGGGCAGAAGCTGAACGTGGCCGAGTCGCGGCCCCGGCCCTCGGCCTCCGCCACCGCCATGGCCGTCACCAAGGTGTACGTGGGCAGCCTGGCGCCCAGCTGCAGCAACCAGGAGCTGAGGGCCAAGTTCGAGGAGTACGGCCGGGTGGTCGAGTGTGACATCGTCAAAG ATTATGCCTTTGTCCACATGGAGAAAGAGGAAGATGCGATCAAAGCCATTGGCAGTCTAGATGGCCAAGACTTCCTGGGGAACAAGCTGCGGGTGCAGTTGTCGAGGTCGACCTACGGCAAGTCTGGGGGGCAGCGGGAGGTGTGCCAGCGCTGTGGGAGGCAGGGCCACCAGGCCCGAGATTGCCACTCTCTTCGCCTCAACCAGTATAACCAGTACCAGCTGGCATCCCAATACTACCCGTCCTACTATTCGTACTACGACTATGACTACAGCCACGGCTCCTACTACGACTACTACGAGGATTACCAGGCGGCCACCGCAGCCGCCGGCTACACCACGGTCGACTACACCAGAGAGAGGAGCCCCAACCGCCTGGCTATCACCACGGCGGCGGCAGCTGCAGTCTCGGCAGCCGCCGCCACCAATAGCTGCACCCAGCTGTACGAGCGCACccgcctttcccccctcaccgtgCCAAAGTACCAGGCCGAGAAGTACATGGACGATAGCATCAGTAGGTACGTATCGGTAGCTCGCAAGCCGGCGGGAGTGGTGGGGCACGCCTGCCTCACCGCCCAAGTGGGGACGGCAGAGAGCGTAGCCGCCGCCGCCGCGGCCAACAACGTCGCCTGCGTCACCGGCGCCACCTGGAGCATGGTGCCGCCCGTCGATGAATCTACCCTTGGCACCGCACAGATCTCGGAGCAGTAG
- the znrd2 gene encoding protein ZNRD2, whose amino-acid sequence MAMSGGDEEFDWTPPTEAEMKVIEARRERQDKISKLMGDYLLKGYRMLADACVECGTILLQDKKQKEYCVACQELNSDVDKDNPALNPQAALTQVRERQRLYNGEPEHPFSLCPQDLSLGTAGVPPSAARSHPLPSPHQPDEAAAAAPRPTPTPTPALAGTPGQAERAVLRKMAWASGELERAASVEYSAQLCGLIRSCAESLHSLKRLP is encoded by the exons ATGGCCATGAGTGGAg GTGACGAGGAGTTTGACTGGACACCACCCACAGAGGCTGAGATGAAGGTGATCGAAGCCCGGCGGGAACGTCAGGACAAGATCAGCAAACTGATGGGGGATTACCTGCTGAAGGGATACCGGATGTTAGCAGATGCCTGCGTAGAGTGCGGA ACAATCCTTCTGCAGGATAAGAAGCAGAAAGAATACTGCGTGGCCTGTCAGGAGCTGAATTCCGATGTGGACAAAGACAATCCAG CCTTGAACCCGCAGGCGGCTCTGACCCAGGTGAGGGAGAGGCAACGGTTGTACAACGGAGAGCCCGAGCACCCGTTCAGCCTCTGCCCACAGGACCTGTCGCTGGGCACGGCCGGAGTGCCTCCCTCCGCCGCCCGCTCCCAcccgctcccctcccctcaccagccCGACGAAGCAGCGGCGGCCGCACCccggcccacccccacccccaccccggcgCTGGCCGGCACCCCGGGGCAGGCGGAGCGGGCCGTGCTGCGGAAGATGGCCTGGGCCAGCGGGGAGCTGGAGCGGGCGGCCTCCGTCGAGTACAGCGCCCAGCTCTGCGGCCTCATCCGGAGCTGCGCAGAGTCGCTGCACAGCCTGAAGCGGCTGCCGTAG